Proteins from a genomic interval of Haliaeetus albicilla chromosome 13, bHalAlb1.1, whole genome shotgun sequence:
- the DLK2 gene encoding protein delta homolog 2 isoform X1 — protein sequence MLRSFCLQLMSLVWILLAHHQLAQGDDCSKRCNLAHGCCDQDGKCRCDPGWEGEYCEECVRMPGCLHGTCHQPWQCICHTGWAGKFCDKDIHICEHQSPCQNGAQCIYDRDGEYSCLCPEGFHGKDCEMKTGPCEKAGSPCKNGGQCQDENGFASNFTCRCLAGFVGDLCENDVDDCLMRPCANGATCHDGINRFSCQCQVGFEGRFCTININDCASQPCKNGAKCYDRINDYDCLCPDRFTGKTCEISIPEPTWAPPYHPVNHENGVGVKSTTSEMPGVTQPEPVRTVVTGRRVANHSEKELGGGLLKISVKEVVTQRDSGLSEGQLVTVLVFGVLTAVLVLITVLLMLRNWQRGRQRSNWCQSPSQAARKLQDQECQVGMLNTVLIEPRKTTEL from the exons ATGCTCAGGAGCTTCTGTCTCCAGCTCATGTCCTTGGTTTGGATCCTCTTGGCCCATCACCAGCTTGCCCAAG GTGATGACTGCAGCAAGCGCTGTAATCTCGCCCATGGCTGCTGTGACCAGGATGGGAAGTGCAG GTGTGATCCAGGCTGGGAGGGCGAGTACTGCGAAGAGTGCGTGCGTATGCCAGGGTGTCTCCATGGGACGTGCCACCAGCCTTGGCAGTGCATCTGTCACACCGGCTGGGCTGGCAAGTTCTGTGACAAAG aCATACACATCTGCGAACACCAGTCCCCATGCCAGAACGGGGCTCAGTGCATCTATGATCGAGACGGGGAATATTCCTGCCTGTGTCCAGAAGGCTTCCACGGGAAGGACTGTGAGATGAAGACAGGGCCATGTGAGAAGGCAGG GTCTCCGTGCAAGAATGGGGGGCAGTGTCAAGACGAAAACGGCTTTGCTAGCAACTTCACCTGCCGGTGCCTCGCTGGCTTTGTGGGGGATCTCTGTGAGAACGATGTGGATGACTGCCTGATGCGTCCCTGTGCCAATGGTGCCACCTGCCATGATGGGATCAACCGCTTCTCCTGCCAGTGCCAGGTGGGCTTTGAAGGGCGTTTCTGCACCATCAACATCAACGACTGCGCGAGCCAGCCGTGCAAAAATGGGGCAAAGTGCTACGACCGCATTAATGACTATGACTGCTTGTGTCCCGACCGTTTCACTGGCAAAACCTGCGAGATCTCCATCCCAGAGCCCACCTGGGCTCCCCCCTACCACCCTGTGAACCATGAGAACGGCGTGGGCGTGAAAAGCACCACCAGCGAGATGCCAGGTGTGACGCAGCCAGAGCCTGTCAGGACTGTGGTCACAGGGCGGCGCGTGGCCAACCACAGCGAGAAGGAGCTGGGGGGAGGGTTGTTGAAAATCTCTGTGAAGGAGGTGGTGACCCAAAGGGACTCAGGGCTGAGTGAAGGCCAGCTGGTGACAGTGCTGGTGTTCGGGGTGCTGACGGCAGTGCTGGTCCTCATCACGGTCCTGCTAATGCTGAGGAACTGGCAGAGGGGCCGTCAGAGGTCAAACTGGTGCCAAAGCCCTTCTCAGGCTGCAAGGAAGCTCCAAGACCAGGAGTGTCAGGTGGGCATGCTCAACACCGTCCTGATCGAGCCCAGGAAGACGACAGAACTGTGA
- the DLK2 gene encoding protein delta homolog 2 isoform X2: MSGCLQGAGSRHRKKGKQLQLVLTGVHLGGATLTMLRSFCLQLMSLVWILLAHHQLAQGDDCSKRCNLAHGCCDQDGKCRCDPGWEGEYCEECVRMPGCLHGTCHQPWQCICHTGWAGKFCDKDIHICEHQSPCQNGAQCIYDRDGEYSCLCPEGFHGKDCEMKTGPCEKAGSPCKNGGQCQDENGFASNFTCRCLAGFVGDLCENDVDDCLMRPCANGATCHDGINRFSCQCQVGFEGRFCTININDCASQPCKNGAKCYDRINDYDCLCPDRFTGKTCEISIPEPTWAPPYHPVNHENGVGVKSTTSEMPGVTQPEPVRTVVTGRRVANHSEKELGGGLLKISVKEVVTQRDSGLSEGQLVTVLVFGVLTAVLVLITVLLMLRNWQRGRQRSNWCQSPSQAARKLQDQECQVGMLNTVLIEPRKTTEL, from the exons ATGTCCGGCTGCCTCCAAGGTGCAGGTTCCAGACACCGGAAGAAAGGGAAGCAGCTCCAGCTGGTTTTGACAG GTGTTCATCTCGGTGGGGCCACACTGACCATGCTCAGGAGCTTCTGTCTCCAGCTCATGTCCTTGGTTTGGATCCTCTTGGCCCATCACCAGCTTGCCCAAG GTGATGACTGCAGCAAGCGCTGTAATCTCGCCCATGGCTGCTGTGACCAGGATGGGAAGTGCAG GTGTGATCCAGGCTGGGAGGGCGAGTACTGCGAAGAGTGCGTGCGTATGCCAGGGTGTCTCCATGGGACGTGCCACCAGCCTTGGCAGTGCATCTGTCACACCGGCTGGGCTGGCAAGTTCTGTGACAAAG aCATACACATCTGCGAACACCAGTCCCCATGCCAGAACGGGGCTCAGTGCATCTATGATCGAGACGGGGAATATTCCTGCCTGTGTCCAGAAGGCTTCCACGGGAAGGACTGTGAGATGAAGACAGGGCCATGTGAGAAGGCAGG GTCTCCGTGCAAGAATGGGGGGCAGTGTCAAGACGAAAACGGCTTTGCTAGCAACTTCACCTGCCGGTGCCTCGCTGGCTTTGTGGGGGATCTCTGTGAGAACGATGTGGATGACTGCCTGATGCGTCCCTGTGCCAATGGTGCCACCTGCCATGATGGGATCAACCGCTTCTCCTGCCAGTGCCAGGTGGGCTTTGAAGGGCGTTTCTGCACCATCAACATCAACGACTGCGCGAGCCAGCCGTGCAAAAATGGGGCAAAGTGCTACGACCGCATTAATGACTATGACTGCTTGTGTCCCGACCGTTTCACTGGCAAAACCTGCGAGATCTCCATCCCAGAGCCCACCTGGGCTCCCCCCTACCACCCTGTGAACCATGAGAACGGCGTGGGCGTGAAAAGCACCACCAGCGAGATGCCAGGTGTGACGCAGCCAGAGCCTGTCAGGACTGTGGTCACAGGGCGGCGCGTGGCCAACCACAGCGAGAAGGAGCTGGGGGGAGGGTTGTTGAAAATCTCTGTGAAGGAGGTGGTGACCCAAAGGGACTCAGGGCTGAGTGAAGGCCAGCTGGTGACAGTGCTGGTGTTCGGGGTGCTGACGGCAGTGCTGGTCCTCATCACGGTCCTGCTAATGCTGAGGAACTGGCAGAGGGGCCGTCAGAGGTCAAACTGGTGCCAAAGCCCTTCTCAGGCTGCAAGGAAGCTCCAAGACCAGGAGTGTCAGGTGGGCATGCTCAACACCGTCCTGATCGAGCCCAGGAAGACGACAGAACTGTGA